In the Oreochromis aureus strain Israel breed Guangdong linkage group 14, ZZ_aureus, whole genome shotgun sequence genome, one interval contains:
- the dusp14 gene encoding dual specificity protein phosphatase 14, with protein sequence MASRSQGFFHHHHHHHHHHHRNSMVPATVPRLLPENGSLLGGIAQITPNLFLSRGNVASNRSLLLSKGITCVVNATIELPNFNWPHMEYVKVPLADMPHSPISLYFDSVADKIHSVGRKRGAVLVHCAAGVSRSASLCLAYLMKYHRVSLAEAHAWVKARRPVIRPNGGFWRQLIEYERKLFGRNSVKMVQTPYGVIPDVYERDRRSLAPYWGL encoded by the coding sequence ATGGCTTCCCGCAGCCAAGGCTTCttccaccatcatcatcaccaccatcaccaccaccatcgCAACTCCATGGTGCCTGCGACGGTACCGAGGCTGCTGCCCGAAAATGGCAGCCTGCTGGGAGGCATCGCACAAATCACCCCCAACCTCTTCCTCAGCAGAGGAAACGTGGCTTCCAACCGCAGCCTGCTGCTATCTAAAGGCATCACCTGTGTGGTCAACGCCACCATTGAGCTCCCCAACTTTAACTGGCCTCACATGGAGTATGTAAAGGTCCCACTGGCGGATATGCCCCACTCCCCCATCTCCTTGTACTTCGACAGCGTGGCCGATAAGATCCACAGTGTGGGACGTAAGCGAGGGGCAGTGTTGGTGCACTGTGCAGCGGGAGTGAGCCGCTCCGCTTCTCTGTGTCTGGCGTATCTCATGAAGTACCACCGTGTGTCTCTGGCCGAGGCCCATGCCTGGGTCAAAGCCCGCCGCCCCGTCATTAGGCCCAATGGTGGCTTCTGGCGCCAGCTAATCGAGTACGAGAGGAAGCTGTTCGGCAGAAACTCTGTTAAGATGGTGCAGACGCCCTACGGGGTCATACCTGATGTTTATGAGAGGGACCGCAGGAGCCTCGCTCCATACTGGGGCCTGTGA